One window of Cryobacterium arcticum genomic DNA carries:
- a CDS encoding RNA polymerase sigma factor — protein sequence MTRDPWGDRHGESQGEKGEQVGDQVSEQAGAVAGADSSPRSDLPPPAVSSSGLSTTTTDVLLFSRVQQGDRRAFQELFRRHQRAVYWAAFSVLRSRPDSEEALQDAFLTLWNKRLGVDLVGESVLPWLVTTARYLALNRRRSETRRPRDSLDDRADLADPAPSPESAAIAAEARRHIQDIMAALPEVDRRIFDLCLMDDLSYEQAAQRLGITHATLRNRLSRLKGRLRAELTLLKGEPHHAAQ from the coding sequence GTGACGCGGGACCCATGGGGGGACCGGCACGGCGAGAGCCAGGGTGAGAAGGGGGAGCAGGTGGGGGACCAGGTGAGTGAGCAGGCCGGTGCGGTTGCGGGTGCAGACTCGTCGCCTCGCTCCGACCTGCCTCCACCCGCTGTGTCTTCATCCGGCCTGTCGACCACCACAACCGACGTCCTCCTGTTCTCGCGTGTGCAACAGGGCGACCGTCGTGCGTTCCAGGAACTCTTCCGGCGTCACCAACGCGCCGTCTATTGGGCAGCGTTCTCGGTGCTGCGGTCGCGGCCCGACTCCGAGGAGGCCCTGCAGGACGCGTTCCTGACGCTGTGGAACAAGCGGCTCGGCGTGGACCTGGTAGGGGAGTCGGTGCTGCCCTGGCTCGTCACGACGGCCCGGTATCTCGCTCTGAACCGGCGCCGCTCCGAGACTCGCCGGCCACGGGACAGCCTCGATGATCGCGCAGATCTCGCCGACCCTGCTCCCTCCCCGGAGAGTGCAGCGATCGCCGCCGAAGCCCGGCGGCATATCCAGGACATCATGGCCGCGCTGCCGGAGGTCGACCGGCGCATCTTCGACCTGTGCCTCATGGACGACCTCAGCTACGAACAGGCCGCCCAGCGTCTGGGGATCACTCACGCCACTCTCCGCAACCGGCTGTCCCGCCTCAAGGGGCGCCTCCGCGCCGAACTCACTCTGCTGAAGGGAGAACCGCACCATGCTGCCCAGTGA